A window of the Rhizobium brockwellii genome harbors these coding sequences:
- a CDS encoding bifunctional ADP-dependent NAD(P)H-hydrate dehydratase/NAD(P)H-hydrate epimerase produces MIKHLSDLLLTPAEMAAVDAAAAASGIDSFGLMERAGAAVAAAALRLYPGALRFVALCGPGNNGGDAYVAARHLRQSGAGVALFHLGDPSRLKGDAARARAGCVVQGQNLDLYRPETGDVVIDGLFGAGLGREVPANARALIGRVTEAAIPVLAIDLPSGLDGRTGKVLGAAFRARNTITFMTRKPGHLLMPGRELCGELEVFDIGIPARIIRAEAGGVIAENTPDAWKRVLPAEQLDTHKYKRGHLVVFSGEADKTGAARMSAISGLKAGAGLVTIAAPHAAMAANAAHLTAVMLHAIDDEADLGDWLSDKRLQTFVLGPGFGIGARARGFVSALADRHLVLDADGISSFKDDPQQLFDLFQGESRLVLTPHEGEFGRLFPDIAGDDALGKVDKAVAAARRANAAIIYKGADTVIAAPDGRALINTNAPVWLATAGSGDVLAGIIGGLLAQGLPAFETAAAGVWLHGEAGQRAGKGLTAEELAAEVLPL; encoded by the coding sequence ATGATCAAACATTTGTCCGACCTTCTTCTCACGCCTGCCGAAATGGCTGCCGTCGATGCGGCCGCGGCCGCATCCGGCATCGACTCCTTTGGCCTGATGGAGAGGGCAGGTGCCGCGGTCGCGGCCGCTGCTCTGCGCCTTTATCCCGGAGCTTTGCGTTTCGTCGCACTCTGCGGACCCGGCAACAATGGCGGCGACGCCTATGTCGCGGCACGTCATCTGCGGCAGAGCGGGGCGGGGGTGGCGCTATTCCACCTCGGCGATCCCTCCCGGCTGAAGGGCGATGCCGCCCGTGCCCGAGCCGGTTGCGTGGTCCAGGGGCAAAACCTCGACCTCTATCGGCCGGAAACCGGCGACGTCGTCATCGATGGCCTGTTCGGGGCGGGGCTTGGCCGCGAGGTGCCGGCCAATGCGCGCGCGCTGATCGGCCGCGTCACCGAGGCCGCTATTCCGGTGCTCGCCATCGATCTGCCCTCCGGCCTCGATGGCCGCACCGGCAAAGTGCTGGGTGCCGCCTTCCGGGCTCGGAACACCATCACCTTCATGACCCGCAAGCCCGGCCATCTGCTGATGCCGGGTAGGGAGCTTTGCGGTGAACTGGAGGTCTTCGACATCGGTATTCCCGCCCGCATCATCCGCGCTGAGGCAGGCGGTGTCATCGCCGAGAACACGCCGGATGCCTGGAAGCGTGTGCTGCCGGCCGAGCAGCTGGACACCCACAAATACAAGCGCGGTCATCTGGTCGTCTTCTCAGGTGAAGCCGACAAGACGGGTGCCGCGCGCATGTCGGCGATCTCGGGCCTGAAGGCCGGCGCCGGCCTGGTGACGATCGCCGCCCCGCATGCGGCGATGGCCGCCAATGCTGCGCATCTCACCGCCGTCATGCTGCATGCCATCGACGACGAGGCCGACCTCGGCGACTGGCTCTCCGACAAGCGGCTGCAGACCTTCGTCCTCGGCCCTGGTTTCGGTATCGGCGCCAGGGCGCGCGGCTTCGTCTCGGCCCTTGCCGATCGCCATCTGGTGCTCGATGCCGACGGCATCTCCTCGTTCAAGGACGATCCGCAACAGCTGTTTGATCTTTTCCAGGGTGAGTCGCGTCTGGTGCTGACGCCGCACGAAGGCGAATTCGGCCGGCTCTTTCCCGATATCGCCGGCGACGATGCGCTCGGCAAGGTGGATAAGGCTGTGGCCGCCGCCCGCCGCGCCAATGCCGCGATCATTTACAAAGGCGCCGATACCGTCATCGCAGCACCCGACGGCCGTGCGCTCATCAATACCAACGCTCCCGTCTGGCTTGCCACCGCCGGTTCAGGCGACGTGCTGGCCGGCATCATCGGCGGCTTGCTCGCCCAGGGCCTGCCGGCCTTCGAGACCGCGGCCGCGGGCGTCTGGCTGCACGGCGAGGCCGGCCAACGCGCCGGCAAGGGGCTGACGGCGGAGGAGCTTGCAGCCGAGGTGTTGCCGCTTTAG